The following are from one region of the Heptranchias perlo isolate sHepPer1 chromosome 24, sHepPer1.hap1, whole genome shotgun sequence genome:
- the LOC137341553 gene encoding L-lactate dehydrogenase B chain, producing MATVQQKLITPVSQERSDASRNKVTVVGVGQVGMACAVSILLRELTDEMALVDVLEDKLKGEMMDLLHGSLFLKTPKIIADKDYAVTANSRVVVVTAGARQQEGESRLNLVQRNVNIFKFIIPQIVKYSPNCTIVVVSNPVDILTYVAWKISGFPKNRVIGSGCNLDSARFRYLMAEKLGLHPSSCHGWVLGEHGDTSVPVWSGVNVAGVGLQQLNPDIGTAQDKENWKDVHKMVVESAYEVIKLKGYTNWAIGLSVAELTESMVKNLKRVHPVSTMVKGMYGIENEVFLSLPCVLCVDGLTDVINQRLTDDEVAQLRKSAETLWNIQKELKDL from the exons ATGGCAACTGTGCAGCAGAAACTTATCACCCCAGTCTCTCAAGAGCGATCTGATGCTTCAAGAAATAAGGTCACTGTTGTGGGTGTGGGCCAGGTTGGGATGGCCTGTGCTGTTAGCATTCTTTTAAGG GAACTTACTGATGAGATGGCCCTGGTTGATGTTCTGGAAGACAAACTGAAGGGAGAAATGATGGATCTCCTTCACGGTAGTCTGTTCCTCAAAACTCCGAAGATTATTGCTGACAAAG ATTATGCAGTAACTGCTAATTCTCGGGTAGTGGTTGTTACTGCTGGAGCACGTCAGCAAGAGGGTGAGAGCCGACTGAATCTGGTCCAGAGAAATGTGAACATCTTCAAATTCATCATCCCCCAGATTGTAAAATACAGCCCCAACTGCACGATCGTCGTGGTTTCCAATCCAG TGGACATCCTGACTTACGTAGCTTGGAAGATTAGCGGTTTCCCAAAGAACCGTGTGATTGGCAGCGGCTGTAATTTAGACTCTGCCAGATTTCGATACCTGATGGCCGAGAAACTCGGTCTCCATCCGTCTAGCTGCCACGGTTGGGTGCTGGGTGAACATGGAGATACCAGTG TTCCTGTTTGGAGTGGTGTCAATGTGGCAGGAGTTGGACTGCAGCAGCTGAATCCTGATATTGGAACTGCCCAGGACAAGGAGAACTGGAAAGATGTCCATAAAATGGTGGTGGAAAG TGCTTATGAAGTGATTAAACTGAAGGGATATACTAACTGGGCCATTGGCCTCAGTGTCGCTGAACTGACTGAATCCATGGTGAAAAATCTGAAGAGGGTTCACCCAGTATCCACCATGGTAAAG GGCATGTATGGCATAGAGAATGAGGTCTTCCTGAGCCtgccctgtgtcctgtgtgttgatGGTCTGACTGATGTCATCAATCAAAGGCTGACAGACGATGAGGTGGCCCAACTGAGAAAGAGTGCTGAGACCCTTTGGAATATTCAGAAGGAACTGAAGGATCTGTAA